The candidate division KSB1 bacterium sequence CGTGTTTTGGCGTTATAAAAAGGAAGTGGCGTCGTAAACCAGTCTTCTGCACAGTTCCCCAAAACATCATTTAAACACTGAGGCACGGCGAAAAGGCAATTCCCTTATATCGTCCGACAAACCTTCTCGGCTCCGTGATGCTGCGGGTTCTCAGCGACTCCGTGCTGATGAACTTTTGGGAAGATGAAAAATCGGCACAAAAACATGGCCAGTTTAAAAACTCTCAAGTCGATTCTCCTATCCGTCTTGTTTCTTTCCATTGGAATTTTTCCAAATCCAATTCTCCCTCAAGTCAAACCTGGCGTCGAAGTTCTCATCACCAAACAACGCCATCTCATTGAAGCCAAGCGCGTCGGCCTCATCACCAATCCGACGGGGGTGACGGCGGATTTGACTTCGACGATTGATGTGCTCTACAATCTTCCCGGCGTCAAGCTCGTGGCGCTGTTTGGTCCGGAACACGGCGTGCGCGGCGACGCGTTTGCCGGCGAGAAAGTGGGCCACAGCTTCGACCGCAAAACCGGCATTCCGATTTACTCGTTGTACAACGGCCCCATGGCGCCGCCAACGCCGGAGATGCTGCGCAATATCGAGGTGCTGATTTACGATATTCAAGACATCGGCTCGCGCGTTTACACTTACATTTATACCTTGGCGCTCGCCATGCAAGGCGCCGCAAAAGCCGGCATTCGCGTGGTGGTGCTGGATCGTCCCGATCCGCTTGGCGGCGATTTGATCGAGGGGCCGGTGCTGGACGAGCGCTTCAAATCCGGCATCGGCATGTATCCGATTCCTTACATTTACGGCTTGACCGTCGGCGAGCTGGCGAAATTTTTCAACGAAGAGTTCGGCATTCATGCGCACTTGACGGTGGTGCCAATGGAAGGCTGGCAGCGGTCGATGCTCTTTGCCGACACCGGTTTGCCGTGGGTGCTCACCTCGCCGCACGTGCCCCATCCGGAAACGGTATTTTATATCGCCGCCACCGGCGGCATCGGCGAATTGCAGTCGCTCTCCACCGGCGTTGGCTACACGCTGCCGTTTGAGCTGATCGGCCAAACGTGGATTGACCCGGAAAATTTGGCCGGCGAGTTGAACAGCCGCAACTTGCCGGGGGTGCGTTTCCGTCCGCTTTATTTCCGGCCGTATTATTTCAGCCTCAAAGATCAGCAGCTTGCCGGCGCGCAAATTCATATAACAAATCATCGCGAGTTCCGGCCGGTGCTGACGCAGTTGCATATCCTTGCGGCATTGCTCAAATTGTATCCCGGGCAGCAAATTTTCAATCCCGCACGCATAAAGAGCTTCGACCACGCGATGGGAACGGACCAGGTCCGCTTCGCGTTGTTGCGCGGC is a genomic window containing:
- a CDS encoding DUF1343 domain-containing protein, which translates into the protein MASLKTLKSILLSVLFLSIGIFPNPILPQVKPGVEVLITKQRHLIEAKRVGLITNPTGVTADLTSTIDVLYNLPGVKLVALFGPEHGVRGDAFAGEKVGHSFDRKTGIPIYSLYNGPMAPPTPEMLRNIEVLIYDIQDIGSRVYTYIYTLALAMQGAAKAGIRVVVLDRPDPLGGDLIEGPVLDERFKSGIGMYPIPYIYGLTVGELAKFFNEEFGIHAHLTVVPMEGWQRSMLFADTGLPWVLTSPHVPHPETVFYIAATGGIGELQSLSTGVGYTLPFELIGQTWIDPENLAGELNSRNLPGVRFRPLYFRPYYFSLKDQQLAGAQIHITNHREFRPVLTQLHILAALLKLYPGQQIFNPARIKSFDHAMGTDQVRFALLRGESPESIVASGEKDLETYRVKREKYLLYR